Proteins from one Mucilaginibacter jinjuensis genomic window:
- a CDS encoding DUF3823 domain-containing protein has product MKKIISPLLLVFATLLISACTKPDNYPGPDSTFQGRIIDKTTNANFLTETAGMQVMLEELSWSATPTPQYIPSKNDGTYEDSKLFKGHYRVTPTQGAFWPVTGEELDISGVTSKDFTVTPYLQIKNLTSSLSGTTLTLKFNIAAPITAGLPNVLDVKPFVNTTEFVGSGATISQYSDPNQVNINSAWSDAIASTTYTLTVTNLKSGRTFYARVGARVDDSYKKYNYSQVIKVDVP; this is encoded by the coding sequence ATGAAAAAAATAATCAGTCCCCTATTGCTGGTATTTGCCACACTACTAATTTCAGCATGTACCAAACCCGATAATTATCCGGGGCCGGATTCTACCTTTCAAGGGAGGATCATTGATAAAACAACAAATGCCAACTTTTTGACAGAAACAGCCGGCATGCAGGTAATGCTCGAAGAATTAAGCTGGAGCGCTACGCCTACCCCGCAATATATCCCATCAAAAAACGATGGCACTTATGAAGATTCTAAACTATTTAAAGGCCACTACCGCGTAACCCCTACCCAAGGTGCATTCTGGCCTGTTACAGGTGAGGAACTGGACATCAGCGGGGTAACATCCAAAGATTTCACCGTTACGCCTTACCTGCAGATCAAGAACCTGACAAGTAGTTTATCAGGCACTACATTAACACTAAAATTCAACATTGCAGCCCCTATTACAGCAGGTTTGCCTAATGTCTTAGATGTTAAGCCATTTGTAAACACAACTGAGTTTGTAGGCAGCGGCGCAACCATCAGCCAGTACAGCGACCCTAACCAGGTTAACATTAACAGTGCATGGTCTGATGCGATTGCTTCAACCACTTACACGTTAACTGTTACCAACTTAAAATCGGGGCGTACGTTTTACGCCAGGGTTGGTGCACGTGTAGATGATAGTTATAAGAAATATAACTACTCGCAGGTGATTAAGGTAGATGTGCCTTAA
- a CDS encoding DUF5655 domain-containing protein, which produces MTWICPKCDRELHKPEQRHYCERVSLDSLFHGRSPELILLFDKILAEVADWDGVLVGTTPNCIVFTHRLTFLVIRPMKKELDIKFYSKTQHAERPVIKSTAWGKKFENHIRLSLLDDLRPALFTYLRASYELLA; this is translated from the coding sequence ATGACCTGGATTTGCCCGAAATGTGACCGCGAACTACATAAACCAGAGCAAAGGCACTATTGCGAGCGTGTTAGCCTGGACAGCCTATTCCACGGGCGCTCGCCTGAGCTTATACTTTTATTTGACAAGATATTGGCCGAAGTGGCCGACTGGGATGGTGTACTTGTAGGTACAACCCCAAATTGTATTGTATTTACGCACAGACTCACTTTTTTGGTTATCAGGCCGATGAAAAAGGAGTTGGATATTAAGTTTTATTCCAAAACACAGCATGCAGAACGGCCTGTAATTAAAAGTACAGCCTGGGGTAAAAAGTTTGAAAACCATATCCGTCTATCTCTACTGGATGACCTTCGCCCCGCTTTATTTACCTATCTGCGAGCCTCTTATGAACTACTGGCGTAA
- a CDS encoding TonB-dependent receptor, with product MEIALRYHLLFFMFVLLGITAADAQKRDTTTKSTPDTTHHLKEVQIMDSRIRKEIIPVQTLSGQELKNLSAHSVADAIRYFSGAQVKDYGGIGGLKTVNIRSLGTQHVGVFYDGIELGNAQNGMVDLGRFSLDNMESISLYNGQKSAIFQPAKDFASAGSIYMVSRVPKFAGDTVDHYKITLKGGSFGTINPSVLWEHRLTDSIATSFSSEYLYTKGNYPFTYTKANGYDTTQRRTNDDVRYLRLEAGVHGRIDNGDWNTKIYFYDSDRGYPGASVRDVPGQFPHQDRQWDENLFIQSNFRKTFSPFYSLQVSGKYAYDYLHYLSDPRLDVSTIYVNNHYKQQETYLSAANLFNLNPWWSVNLSTDFIWNKLDADLVNFVYPTRYTGLSALATSLDFGKLKLQASLLATYVHETTRIANSAADDKQQYTPSLIFAYKPWANQDFNLRAFYKRIFRMPTLNDLYYTFIGNIDLKPEYTTQYDAGFTYGHNYEHQALRRIELQVDGYYNQVKNKIIAVPTSNQFRWTMINLGYVEIKGIDATVQSTWQISNSILLNSRLSYTYQKAQDFTDLTSPYYGGQIPYAPWNSGSVIISPSYKNWSLNYSYIYTGERYQSIANIPENYEKPFYTHDISLSRNFKKCRFTAEVNNLFNQQYEVVPYYPMPGINYKIIMNITI from the coding sequence ATGGAAATAGCTTTACGCTATCATTTATTATTTTTTATGTTCGTCCTTTTGGGGATCACTGCCGCTGATGCCCAAAAGCGGGATACAACAACTAAATCTACTCCTGATACCACCCACCACCTTAAAGAGGTGCAGATTATGGATAGCCGTATCCGTAAAGAGATTATCCCGGTACAAACCCTATCGGGCCAGGAACTTAAAAATCTTAGTGCCCACTCGGTTGCAGATGCCATACGTTACTTTTCTGGTGCGCAGGTTAAAGATTATGGCGGTATAGGTGGCCTAAAAACAGTTAACATCCGGAGCCTGGGTACGCAACACGTTGGGGTATTTTATGACGGCATTGAATTGGGTAATGCACAAAACGGCATGGTTGATTTAGGCAGGTTCTCGTTAGACAATATGGAGTCTATTTCTCTTTATAACGGGCAGAAGAGCGCCATTTTTCAGCCCGCCAAAGATTTTGCCTCGGCGGGTTCTATTTATATGGTTTCACGGGTGCCCAAGTTTGCGGGTGATACCGTTGATCACTATAAAATAACTTTAAAGGGCGGTTCATTCGGTACCATAAATCCATCCGTACTTTGGGAGCACCGGTTAACCGATAGTATTGCAACATCTTTCAGCAGCGAATATTTGTATACCAAAGGCAATTATCCTTTCACTTATACCAAAGCCAATGGTTATGATACCACGCAAAGGCGTACCAATGATGATGTACGATACCTGCGTTTAGAAGCCGGCGTACACGGCCGAATTGATAATGGAGACTGGAACACCAAGATTTATTTTTATGATTCGGACAGGGGTTATCCGGGTGCTTCTGTAAGGGATGTGCCGGGCCAGTTCCCTCATCAGGACCGGCAATGGGATGAGAATTTATTTATCCAGTCCAATTTCCGCAAAACATTCAGTCCTTTTTATAGCCTACAGGTGAGTGGCAAATATGCTTATGATTATCTGCATTACTTGTCAGACCCACGCCTGGATGTTTCTACCATCTACGTTAACAACCATTATAAGCAGCAGGAAACCTATCTGTCAGCCGCCAACTTGTTTAACCTGAACCCGTGGTGGAGCGTTAACCTATCTACCGATTTTATCTGGAATAAACTCGATGCCGACCTGGTGAACTTTGTTTACCCTACCCGCTATACCGGATTAAGTGCACTGGCCACTTCATTAGATTTTGGCAAATTAAAACTACAAGCCTCTTTGTTGGCAACTTATGTGCATGAAACTACCCGCATAGCCAATAGCGCCGCAGATGATAAGCAGCAATATACGCCTTCGCTCATCTTTGCTTATAAGCCCTGGGCAAATCAGGATTTTAATCTTCGTGCCTTTTATAAACGCATCTTCCGGATGCCAACGCTCAATGATCTTTACTATACGTTTATAGGTAACATCGACCTCAAACCCGAATATACTACCCAATATGATGCAGGCTTTACGTATGGGCATAACTATGAACACCAGGCGCTTCGCCGCATAGAATTACAGGTAGATGGTTATTACAACCAGGTAAAAAACAAAATCATCGCAGTACCTACCTCTAACCAGTTTCGCTGGACGATGATCAACCTCGGGTATGTGGAAATCAAAGGTATTGACGCGACTGTACAAAGCACATGGCAAATAAGTAACTCTATTTTGCTTAACTCCCGCTTAAGTTATACCTATCAAAAAGCACAAGACTTTACAGACCTAACCAGCCCATATTACGGCGGACAAATCCCTTATGCTCCCTGGAACAGCGGCTCTGTAATCATCAGCCCATCGTACAAAAACTGGAGTTTAAATTATAGCTACATCTATACTGGCGAACGGTATCAGTCTATCGCTAATATCCCCGAAAATTATGAGAAGCCTTTTTATACCCATGATATCTCGTTGTCGCGGAATTTTAAAAAATGCAGGTTCACTGCCGAGGTTAATAACCTGTTTAACCAGCAATATGAAGTAGTGCCTTATTACCCAATGCCTGGGATCAATTATAAAATCATTATGAATATCACTATATGA
- a CDS encoding YncE family protein has product MKKIFLFLLIVAVLYSCRKDDKVIQPTTTTVTTGTTGSIKGFFLLNEGNMGSNKASIDYYDYPSGTYLKNIYPSRNPSIVKELGDVGNDIQIYGNKLYAVINVSNLVEVMDVKTAKHIATISIPNCRYLAFDKGYAYVSSYAGPVQIDPNARLGYVARIDTTTLTVKDTCVVGYQPEEMVVRNNFLYVANSGGYRVPNYDNTVSVIDLNTFKQVKKITVAINLEHLKLDTYGNIYVTSRGDYYTIPSNIYILNSSDQVSKTLNLPASNLTICGDSAYVISAGFNYTTQKNTISYAIVNTAQQAVVSSNFITDGTDKKITIPYGIAVNPQTKEIFVTDAKDYVTPGRLYCFTPGGKYKWDVETGDIPGHFVFTTTRLSGL; this is encoded by the coding sequence ATGAAAAAGATCTTTTTATTCCTGCTAATTGTCGCAGTGCTTTATTCTTGCAGGAAGGATGATAAAGTTATCCAACCCACAACCACAACGGTAACAACCGGCACAACAGGCTCGATAAAAGGGTTCTTTTTGTTAAACGAAGGTAACATGGGTAGTAATAAAGCTTCTATAGATTATTATGATTATCCCTCAGGAACTTATCTCAAAAACATTTATCCCTCACGCAACCCATCAATTGTGAAGGAGTTGGGTGATGTTGGGAATGATATCCAGATCTACGGCAATAAGCTTTATGCAGTTATTAATGTATCAAATCTGGTTGAGGTAATGGATGTAAAAACTGCAAAACATATCGCCACCATCTCGATACCCAATTGCCGCTACCTGGCTTTTGACAAAGGTTATGCTTATGTAAGCTCTTATGCGGGGCCGGTACAGATTGATCCGAATGCGAGATTGGGTTATGTGGCCCGTATTGATACTACTACACTTACGGTTAAAGATACCTGCGTGGTGGGTTACCAACCCGAAGAAATGGTGGTGCGTAACAATTTTTTATACGTAGCCAACTCAGGTGGTTACCGGGTACCCAACTATGATAATACAGTGTCGGTAATAGATCTCAACACTTTTAAACAGGTTAAAAAGATCACAGTTGCGATCAATCTCGAACACTTAAAATTGGATACGTACGGCAATATCTATGTAACTTCGCGGGGGGATTATTACACCATCCCATCCAATATCTATATCCTAAACTCCAGCGACCAGGTTTCTAAAACACTTAATCTGCCGGCAAGTAACCTTACCATCTGTGGAGATTCGGCTTACGTGATCAGTGCCGGATTTAATTATACTACACAAAAAAATACCATTAGCTATGCTATCGTAAATACGGCGCAACAAGCCGTAGTATCATCCAATTTTATTACCGATGGCACAGATAAAAAGATAACCATCCCCTACGGTATTGCCGTAAACCCACAAACAAAGGAAATTTTTGTGACCGATGCCAAGGATTATGTTACCCCGGGCAGATTGTACTGCTTTACACCCGGAGGCAAGTATAAATGGGATGTGGAAACAGGCGATATACCCGGTCACTTTGTCTTTACCACCACGCGGTTAAGCGGGTTGTAA
- a CDS encoding Lrp/AsnC family transcriptional regulator — translation MEGLDDIDIQLLKLLGTDSEITVKELAAKVNLSASPVFERVKRLKTNGYIKKYIALIDAEKLNYGLIVFCNIKLKQHDKSIGYKFVTDIMQLNEVVECYNISGDFDFLLKVYARDMKHYQDFVFNKLGSVTSIGSTHSTFVMSENKNTYNINL, via the coding sequence ATGGAAGGGCTTGATGATATTGATATTCAGTTATTAAAACTGCTGGGAACAGATTCGGAAATAACGGTTAAAGAGTTGGCTGCTAAAGTGAACCTTTCTGCATCACCAGTTTTTGAACGGGTAAAAAGGTTAAAAACCAATGGTTACATCAAAAAATATATTGCTTTGATCGATGCAGAAAAGCTCAATTATGGCCTAATTGTTTTTTGCAATATCAAACTTAAACAACACGACAAGAGCATAGGGTACAAGTTTGTGACAGACATTATGCAACTGAACGAAGTTGTTGAATGCTACAATATCTCCGGCGATTTCGATTTTCTTTTAAAAGTGTACGCCAGGGATATGAAACATTACCAGGACTTTGTGTTTAACAAACTCGGCTCGGTAACCAGTATTGGAAGCACACACAGCACTTTTGTGATGAGCGAGAATAAAAATACGTATAACATAAATCTTTAG
- the metE gene encoding 5-methyltetrahydropteroyltriglutamate--homocysteine S-methyltransferase → MLTQNLGYPRIGGQRQLKKACEQYWAGKIGLDELKQIARTIREENWQTQVNAGIDLIPCNDFSFYDQVLDMSLLLGVIPQRYSKVLTEVKTNQETDLYFAMARGYQKDGLDITAMEMTKWLDTNYHYIVPEFTAKQEFKIFSEKVFSEYNAAKQSVGTKAKPVLLGPVSYLLLGKEKEEGFERIDLIKQLVPVYVEIINRLKQQGAEWVQLDEPCLALDLSKKDKEAYEFAYRAIANRVSGIKILVATYFEALLDNTALAVNLPVAALHIDLVRAPEQLDEVLSLIPTHLQLSLGVVDGRNVWKNDYEKSLGFINKAVEKLGTDRVIIAPSCSLLHSPIDLDLEIAIDPEIKNWMAFAKQKLNEVDELKQIAVGNTELLNANKKAIQSRRASQKVHKQAVKIRVEAIAKADATRTSAFPVRQQIQRERFTLPSFPTTTIGSFPQTDDIRQLRAKFKKGEFTVDEYEKKIEQATIDSIRWQEEIGLDVLVHGEFERNDMVEYFGEQLDGFLFTKNGWVQSYGSRCVKPPVIYGDVSRPKDMTVRWSKFAAAQTDKPMKGMLTGPVTILQWSFVRDDQPRDVTTNQIALAIHDEVLALEAAGIGIVQIDEAAIREGLPLRKAKRPHYLDWAVKAFRVTASGVKDETQIHTHMCYSEFNDIIEHIAAMDADVITIETSRSQMELLHAFAHFEYPNEIGPGVYDIHSPRVPSTEEMVALLTKAADLLPAQNLWVNPDCGLKTRKWPETKAALVNMVAAAKQARAQISVEGVV, encoded by the coding sequence ATGCTAACGCAAAACCTGGGCTACCCGCGAATTGGTGGCCAACGACAACTAAAAAAAGCCTGCGAACAATATTGGGCAGGTAAAATCGGCCTGGATGAATTAAAGCAGATAGCCCGCACTATCAGGGAAGAAAACTGGCAAACGCAGGTTAATGCAGGTATCGACCTGATCCCTTGCAACGACTTCAGTTTTTACGACCAGGTACTTGACATGAGCCTGCTACTGGGTGTAATCCCTCAGCGTTACAGTAAAGTGCTCACCGAGGTAAAAACCAACCAGGAAACCGACCTGTATTTTGCCATGGCGCGTGGTTACCAGAAAGACGGGCTGGATATTACCGCCATGGAAATGACCAAGTGGCTGGATACCAACTACCACTACATTGTACCCGAATTTACGGCTAAACAAGAATTTAAGATATTTTCTGAAAAAGTATTTAGCGAGTACAATGCCGCCAAACAAAGCGTTGGCACAAAAGCTAAACCTGTATTATTAGGCCCGGTAAGCTACCTGTTACTGGGTAAAGAAAAAGAAGAGGGTTTTGAGCGTATAGACCTGATTAAACAGTTGGTGCCGGTTTACGTAGAGATAATCAACCGTTTAAAACAACAAGGCGCCGAATGGGTCCAGTTAGACGAACCTTGCCTGGCGCTCGACCTTTCTAAAAAAGACAAAGAAGCTTATGAGTTTGCTTACCGTGCTATTGCCAACCGTGTAAGCGGTATTAAGATATTGGTTGCTACCTATTTTGAAGCATTGCTGGATAATACCGCATTAGCAGTTAACCTGCCGGTTGCTGCCCTGCACATCGACCTCGTACGCGCTCCTGAACAACTGGATGAAGTACTTTCATTAATCCCTACACATTTGCAGCTTTCGTTAGGCGTGGTTGATGGCCGTAACGTTTGGAAAAACGACTACGAGAAATCGTTGGGCTTTATCAATAAAGCAGTTGAAAAGCTGGGCACCGATAGGGTAATTATTGCACCATCATGCTCGTTGCTGCATAGCCCGATAGATCTTGATTTGGAAATTGCGATTGACCCCGAGATTAAAAACTGGATGGCTTTTGCTAAACAAAAATTGAACGAGGTAGATGAATTAAAGCAAATTGCCGTAGGCAATACCGAATTGCTTAACGCCAATAAAAAAGCAATTCAAAGTCGCCGTGCCTCGCAAAAAGTGCATAAACAGGCGGTTAAGATCCGTGTCGAAGCCATTGCCAAAGCCGATGCCACCCGTACAAGCGCATTCCCGGTACGCCAGCAAATTCAACGCGAACGTTTTACTCTTCCATCCTTCCCTACAACTACCATTGGTTCATTCCCGCAAACGGATGATATCCGTCAGCTACGCGCCAAATTCAAAAAAGGCGAATTTACGGTGGATGAGTATGAAAAAAAGATTGAACAGGCAACTATCGACTCAATCCGCTGGCAGGAAGAAATTGGCCTGGACGTTTTGGTTCATGGCGAATTTGAGCGTAACGATATGGTTGAATACTTTGGCGAACAGCTGGATGGGTTCCTTTTCACCAAAAATGGCTGGGTACAAAGCTACGGCAGCCGTTGTGTAAAACCTCCGGTTATTTATGGTGACGTGAGCCGCCCTAAAGACATGACTGTGCGCTGGAGTAAATTTGCTGCTGCGCAAACCGACAAGCCAATGAAAGGTATGTTAACCGGCCCGGTAACTATTCTGCAATGGTCGTTCGTGCGTGATGATCAACCGCGTGATGTGACCACCAATCAAATCGCTTTGGCTATTCATGATGAAGTATTAGCATTGGAGGCAGCAGGCATCGGTATTGTGCAGATTGATGAGGCGGCAATTCGCGAGGGCTTACCTTTGCGTAAAGCCAAACGCCCCCACTACCTGGATTGGGCAGTAAAAGCCTTTCGTGTAACCGCCAGTGGTGTAAAGGACGAGACTCAGATCCATACCCACATGTGCTACAGTGAGTTTAACGATATTATTGAACATATTGCAGCAATGGACGCGGACGTGATCACGATTGAAACCTCACGCTCGCAAATGGAGCTGTTGCATGCCTTCGCTCATTTCGAATATCCGAATGAGATCGGTCCTGGCGTATATGATATCCACTCGCCACGTGTACCAAGCACCGAAGAGATGGTGGCGTTGCTAACCAAAGCGGCAGATTTGCTCCCGGCTCAAAATCTTTGGGTTAACCCTGATTGCGGTTTAAAAACCCGCAAATGGCCAGAAACTAAGGCAGCTTTAGTAAACATGGTTGCTGCTGCTAAACAGGCAAGAGCGCAAATCAGCGTTGAGGGCGTTGTTTAA
- a CDS encoding efflux RND transporter permease subunit, with the protein MTKFLKGIIGFSLKNRILILFLAGALVVTGIITFIQMPIEAFPDVTNTEIDIITQWPGQSAEEVEKLVTIPLEIALNPVQKKMSLRSTSIFGLSYVKVIFEDGVKDPEARQQVMYLLNNATLPNGIVPSVQPPVGPTGEIFRYTLRSSVRDPRELKTIQDWVIDRRLRAIPGIGDINAFGGKSKTYEITVNPEKLATLNITPLDVFTAVQKTNINVGGDMIIQNNQAFAVRGLGLLNDINEIRNIIVSNNNGVPVLVKDVADVEISNLPRLGWVGRSDAVIKNGKRTVTDDPDAVEAIVVMRKGENPTEVVKALKAEVDKINNEVLPADTKIVPYYDRTNLIDYATHTVLHNLIEGIVLVTFLVSLFMFNWRTTLIVSIIIPLALLFAFICLHLMGMSANLLSLGAVDFGIIIDGAVVMVEGMFVILDHKAIQLGMDRFNKIAKLGLIKNNGAILGKAIFFAKLIIITGLLPVFAFQKVEGKLFSPLAYTLGFALLGALITTLTLVPVLISLLLKKNVHEKHNPFVHHLTAFMLGGFVKSFKMKEIVVTVSLIAMVVGLFSFKFLGSEFLPELDEGAIWLRVQLPYSVSLDQSVATSKQVRQILMTFPQVKYAVSQTGRPDNGTDVAGFYNNEFDVLMYPEEDWNPKISKEQLIAQMNAKLDKIPGAELNFSQPISDNVEEAVSGVKGSIVVKVYGDSLNYMETKVNQVYRILKDVKGIEDLGVLKSIGLPELDIQLDQQKMAQYGVATADANSVISMAIGGQAASTLYEGVRTFDIRIRFPEAFRRTPADIGNLLVPTQSGAKVAINQIASITQKTGPCLIFRDGNERYATLKFSVRGRDMGSTIAEAQQKVNAKVKLQRGYHLAWQGDFENQQRAQKRLTQVVPISLIMIFGLLFIMFGNVKDAALVFLNVPFAIVGGIIALFLTGTNFSISAGIGFIALFGICIQDGVLLITVFKQNLENLKQGEGSNLYTAIKLGVNSRIRPVMMTALMAAIGLFPAAISHGIGSESSRPLARVVIGGILCAMLFSLWVFPLIFGWAYRKADKPHGDN; encoded by the coding sequence ATGACTAAGTTTCTTAAGGGGATCATTGGATTTTCTTTAAAAAATAGAATACTCATCCTGTTTTTGGCAGGGGCGCTGGTGGTAACCGGTATCATTACCTTTATTCAGATGCCCATTGAGGCCTTCCCGGATGTAACCAATACCGAGATCGATATTATTACCCAATGGCCAGGACAAAGCGCCGAGGAGGTAGAAAAATTGGTAACCATACCGCTCGAAATTGCCCTTAACCCGGTGCAAAAGAAAATGAGCCTCCGCTCAACTTCCATCTTCGGGCTAAGCTATGTAAAGGTAATTTTTGAGGACGGCGTTAAAGACCCCGAAGCACGCCAGCAGGTAATGTACCTGCTTAATAATGCTACTTTACCTAATGGTATTGTGCCATCTGTACAGCCGCCGGTTGGGCCAACTGGCGAGATCTTCCGATATACATTAAGAAGTTCAGTTAGGGATCCGCGCGAGCTAAAAACCATTCAGGATTGGGTGATTGACAGGCGCTTGCGGGCCATACCCGGTATAGGTGATATTAACGCCTTCGGTGGTAAAAGTAAAACCTACGAGATTACCGTTAATCCCGAAAAACTGGCTACGCTTAACATTACGCCATTAGATGTATTTACTGCCGTACAGAAAACCAATATTAACGTTGGCGGCGATATGATTATCCAGAACAACCAGGCTTTTGCTGTGCGTGGTTTGGGTTTATTGAATGATATAAACGAGATCCGTAACATCATCGTCAGCAATAACAACGGTGTGCCGGTATTGGTAAAAGATGTTGCCGATGTTGAGATCTCGAACCTGCCCCGGTTGGGTTGGGTTGGCCGTAGCGATGCCGTAATTAAAAACGGCAAGCGAACTGTTACCGATGACCCGGATGCAGTGGAAGCCATTGTTGTAATGCGCAAAGGCGAAAACCCAACCGAGGTAGTAAAAGCACTAAAGGCAGAAGTTGATAAGATAAACAACGAGGTATTGCCTGCTGATACCAAAATTGTACCTTATTATGATCGTACCAACTTGATAGATTATGCAACGCATACCGTTTTGCATAATCTGATAGAAGGTATCGTGCTGGTAACCTTCCTGGTTTCGCTGTTTATGTTTAACTGGCGTACCACGCTTATTGTGTCTATCATTATTCCGCTGGCTTTGTTGTTTGCCTTTATCTGCCTGCACTTAATGGGCATGTCGGCCAATTTGTTATCACTGGGTGCGGTCGATTTTGGGATTATTATAGACGGGGCCGTGGTAATGGTAGAGGGGATGTTTGTAATCCTCGATCATAAAGCCATTCAATTGGGCATGGATCGCTTTAACAAGATCGCCAAACTGGGCCTCATCAAAAATAACGGTGCCATTTTAGGTAAGGCCATCTTTTTTGCCAAGCTCATTATTATAACCGGTTTGCTGCCTGTATTTGCGTTTCAAAAGGTAGAAGGTAAGCTATTCTCACCGTTGGCTTATACTTTGGGTTTTGCTTTGCTAGGTGCTTTAATTACTACGCTTACCCTGGTGCCGGTATTAATCAGCTTGTTGCTGAAAAAGAACGTACACGAAAAACACAACCCGTTTGTGCACCACCTTACTGCATTTATGCTGGGAGGTTTCGTGAAATCATTTAAGATGAAAGAGATTGTAGTAACGGTTTCTTTAATAGCGATGGTTGTGGGCTTATTCTCCTTTAAATTCTTGGGAAGCGAATTTTTACCCGAACTGGATGAAGGTGCAATATGGCTGCGGGTACAGCTACCTTACAGCGTATCGCTCGATCAGTCTGTGGCTACCTCCAAGCAGGTACGTCAGATATTGATGACTTTCCCTCAAGTGAAATACGCCGTTTCACAAACCGGTCGGCCGGATAATGGTACTGATGTGGCCGGTTTCTACAATAATGAGTTTGACGTGTTGATGTATCCCGAGGAAGACTGGAACCCTAAGATCAGCAAAGAGCAACTCATTGCTCAGATGAATGCCAAGCTGGATAAAATACCTGGTGCCGAGCTTAACTTTTCGCAACCGATTAGTGATAACGTGGAAGAAGCGGTATCGGGTGTAAAGGGCTCAATCGTAGTAAAGGTTTACGGCGATTCGCTCAATTACATGGAAACCAAGGTTAACCAGGTTTACCGTATCCTGAAAGATGTTAAAGGTATTGAAGATTTGGGTGTGCTGAAAAGTATCGGCCTGCCCGAACTGGATATTCAGCTCGATCAGCAAAAGATGGCGCAGTATGGCGTAGCTACTGCCGATGCCAACTCGGTAATTTCAATGGCTATTGGCGGTCAGGCAGCATCAACACTGTATGAAGGCGTACGTACGTTCGATATCAGAATCCGTTTCCCGGAAGCCTTCCGCCGAACGCCTGCTGATATTGGTAACTTGTTAGTGCCAACCCAAAGCGGTGCGAAGGTGGCTATTAACCAGATTGCCTCCATCACACAAAAAACTGGTCCTTGTTTAATTTTCAGGGATGGAAATGAGCGTTATGCTACGCTTAAATTCTCGGTACGTGGCCGCGATATGGGTAGTACCATTGCTGAGGCACAGCAAAAAGTAAACGCTAAAGTTAAACTGCAACGAGGTTACCACCTGGCATGGCAGGGCGATTTTGAAAATCAGCAACGTGCTCAGAAACGTTTAACACAGGTAGTGCCGATCAGCTTAATTATGATTTTTGGCTTACTGTTTATCATGTTCGGTAATGTGAAAGATGCAGCGTTGGTATTCCTCAATGTTCCGTTCGCCATAGTAGGAGGTATCATCGCTTTATTTTTAACCGGTACTAACTTCAGTATCTCGGCAGGTATTGGTTTTATCGCGTTGTTTGGTATCTGTATCCAGGATGGGGTATTGCTGATCACCGTTTTCAAACAAAATCTCGAAAACCTGAAACAAGGCGAAGGCTCAAATCTATATACGGCGATTAAACTGGGTGTAAATTCACGCATCAGGCCGGTAATGATGACCGCTTTGATGGCCGCCATCGGTTTATTCCCGGCTGCTATCTCGCACGGTATCGGGTCTGAAAGCTCGAGGCCTTTGGCACGGGTAGTAATTGGTGGTATTTTATGTGCTATGTTGTTCAGCCTTTGGGTATTCCCGTTAATATTTGGATGGGCATACCGTAAAGCTGACAAGCCGCATGGCGATAATTAA